The genomic DNA ATGGCGCGGGGTGAGGCTTTTTTTGACATCTATGAAGGTAAGGTGAAATTAGATGGAAAGGAGTATATTATTCCTGTTTTAGCTGCGGAAGGTATTCCTGAACCTTTACTGGGGTTGCAGTGGTTGAAAATATTGCCCTTATCTGTTAATTTTTCAGAGAGAATATTGACGCTGGGTTAATATTAAGTTTTTTGAAAATATTGATGAGTTAAAACAATTGATTGAAGAGTGATGATAATTGTAATGTCAATTACAACTTTGCAACGCTTAGTAAACACAAGATTCTGCTACAATAATATCCATCCGTAAATTTTCAGCATAGTTTTCACACTGCCAAACTAAACTATAATATATATGTACTACGATAATGTTTCTCAAGGATAATTATGTCTATCCAGTTTCGGTTTCACCCAGAAAAAGCTGTAGAAGCAGCAGCTATACTTATGAAGCTGCATGGTAAGCCTATCAAGTATTTAGGCTTGCTAAAAATGCTGTATATAGCTGATAGAATTGCATTAGAACGAATAGAACAACCCATAACAGGTGATCATTATGTATCAATGAAATATGGTCCTGTTCTTAGTGGTGTTTATGATCTAATTAAAGGTAAACCTATTGATGATGCTCTACCTCTTTGGTCTGAGTACATTTCCCCTGGTGATAAGAACTTTGTTTACTTAGTCAAAGATCCAGGAAATGATGAACTATGCGAAGAAGAAGAGGAGATTCTTCAAGAAGTATATCAAAGCTTTGGACATCTTGATCCATTTCATGTTGCTGAATGGACTCATGATTTACCAGAGTGGAAAGATCCTCATGGTTCTGCTATTCCCATTTCAGTAGAAGATATTCTGAAAAATGTTGGTAAAAGCGAGGAAGAAATTGAGGAAATTAGACAAATAGCACTGAGGGAAGCATATTTAGATGAGGTGCTACGTGTCTAGTCTTTCTATTAACATAGGAGATGTATTTTTAATTGATACACCTCCTAATGGCCAACATTTTTATGTCGTAATTGCAAAAACTTCTGGTAATAAATATTTATTTGTTAATTTAACAGACAAGAAAAATAACTCTGAAAGAGTTTGTGTTTTAGCACCAGATCCGAGTGTACCAAGTTTTATTAAAAAGGAATCTGTTATAGCTTACTATTTTGCTCGTGAAATGGATGCAAATGATCTTGCTATTTGTATAACTTCTGGTAGTCCTATTCCCAAAGATTGTTTATCTGCTGATATTGTATCACAAATTCAACAGGGAGGATTAATTTCTAAGAAGTTGAAGAATAAATATAAAACTGCATTGAAGAAATTTTTAGGAATTGATTAAATTAAACTTAGTA from Okeanomitos corallinicola TIOX110 includes the following:
- a CDS encoding Panacea domain-containing protein, with amino-acid sequence MSIQFRFHPEKAVEAAAILMKLHGKPIKYLGLLKMLYIADRIALERIEQPITGDHYVSMKYGPVLSGVYDLIKGKPIDDALPLWSEYISPGDKNFVYLVKDPGNDELCEEEEEILQEVYQSFGHLDPFHVAEWTHDLPEWKDPHGSAIPISVEDILKNVGKSEEEIEEIRQIALREAYLDEVLRV